Proteins encoded in a region of the Micropterus dolomieu isolate WLL.071019.BEF.003 ecotype Adirondacks linkage group LG07, ASM2129224v1, whole genome shotgun sequence genome:
- the nr4a2a gene encoding nuclear receptor subfamily 4 group A member 2a, with product MPCVQAQYGSSPQGASPASQSYSYHTAGEYSCDFLTPEFVKFSMDLTNTEITATTSLPSFSTFMDNYNTSYDVKPPCLYQMPHSGEQSSIKVEDVQMHNYHQQSHLPPQSEEMMAHSGPMYFKPSSPHAPSTPNFQVQPNHMWEDPGSLHSFHQNYVAATSHMMDQRKNPVSRLSLFSFKQSPPGTPVSSCQMRFDGPLHVSMNHDNPGLHRGLDGQSFAVPSAIRKQAGLAFPHSLQLGHGHQLVDSQVPSPPSRGSPSNEGLCAVCGDNAACQHYGVRTCEGCKGFFKRTVQKNAKYVCLANKNCPVDKRRRNRCQFCRFQKCIVVGMVREVVRTDNLKGRRGRLPSKPKSPQEPSPPSPPVSLISALVRAHVDSNPSMSALDYSRFQANPDYQMTGDNTQHIQQFYDLLTGSMEIIRGWAEKIPGFSDLPKQDQDLLFESAFLELFVLRLAYRSNPVEGKLIFCNGVVLHRLQCVRGFGEWVDAIVEFSSNLQSMNIDISAFSCIAALAMVTERHGLKEPKRVEDLQNKIVNCLKDQVTFNGGGLNRPNYLSKLLGKLPELRTLCTQGLQRIFYLKLEDLVPPPAIIDKLFLDTLPF from the exons ATGCCCTGCGTTCAGGCTCAGTATGGATCATCACCTCAAGGAGCTAGTCCTGCTTCCCAGAGCTACAGCTACCACACCGCAGGAGAATACAGCTGCGACTTCTTAACACCTGAGTTTGTTAAGTTTAGCATGGACTTGACCAACACCGAGATCACAGCTACTACTTCTCTCCCAAGTTTCAGTACATTCATGGACAACTACAACACAAGTTACGACGTTAAACCACCCTGTCTGTATCAGATGCCCCACTCTGGAGAGCAGTCCTCTATCAAGGTGGAGGACGTCCAGATGCACAACTACCATCAGCAGAGCCACCTGCCACCTCAGTCGGAAGAAATGATGGCTCACTCTGGGCCTATGTACTTCAAACCCTCCTCACCTCATGCCCCGAGTACACCAAACTTCCAGGTTCAGCCTAATCACATGTGGGAGGACCCTGGCTCCCTCCACAGTTTCCACCAGAACTATGTTGCGGCCACGTCTCATATGATGGACCAGCGCAAGAACCCGGTGTCAAGGCTTTCGCTCTTCTCCTTCAAGCAGTCCCCGCCCGGTActcctgtttccagctgtcagATGCGGTTCGACGGGCCACTGCACGTGTCCATGAACCATGACAACCCGGGCTTGCACCGCGGCCTGGACGGACAGAGTTTTGCGGTCCCTAGCGCCATACGGAAACAGGCTGGTCTGGCCTTTCCTCACTCCCTGCAGCTTGGCCACGGGCACCAGCTGGTGGACAGCCAAGTGCCATCGCCCCCGTCCCGAGGATCTCCGTCAAACGAGGGTCTGTGTGCTGTATGTGGGGACAACGCAGCCTGCCAGCATTATGGAGTGAGAACCTGCGAGGGCTGCAAAGGATTTTTCAAG CGCACCGTccagaaaaatgcaaaatacGTGTGTTTAGCAAATAAAAACTGTCCTGTTGACAAACGCCGAAGAAATCGTTGCCAGTTCTGCCGTTTCCAGAAGTGCATTGTCGTCGGAATGGTGAGAGAag TTGTCCGAACGGATAATCTCAAAGGTCGGAGAGGACGCCTACCATCCAAACCCAAAAGTCCCCAGGAGCCCTCCCCACCCTCTCCGCCGGTGAGCCTCATAAGCGCACTTGTTCGGGCCCATGTGGACTCCAACCCCTCTATGTCTGCTTTGGACTACTCCAGA TTCCAGGCTAACCCTGACTACCAAATGACTGGAGACAACACTCAGCACATCCAGCAATTCTATGATCTCCTGACGGGCTCCATGGAGATCATCCGGGGCTGGGCGGAGAAGATCCCTGGCTTTTCTGATCTACCGAAGCAAGATCAAGATCTCCTCTTTGAATCTGCCTTCCTTGAACTTTTTGTCCTGCGGCTGGCATACAG GTCCAACCCAGTGGAAGGCAAACTTATTTTTTGTAATGGAGTGGTGTTACACAGGCTACAGTGCGTCCGTGGATTTGGAGAGTGGGTGGACGCTATCGTGGAGTTTTCTTCCAACTTGCAGAGCATGAACATAGACATCTCAGCTTTCTCCTGCATCGCAGCTCTGGCCATGGTAACAG AGCGGCACGGGCTTAAAGAACCCAAAAGAGTCGAGGATCTCCAAAACAAGATAGTCAACTGCCTCAAAGATCAAGTGACATTCAATGGCGGTGGATTGAATCGTCCCAACTACTTGTCAAAACTCTTGGGAAAGCTCCCTGAACTGCGCACACTATGTACCCAAGGTCTGCAGCGTATCTTTTACCTAAAATTAGAAGACCTAGTCCCACCGCCAGCAATAATTGACAAACTTTTCCTCGACACCCTACCTTTCTGA